From Xenopus tropicalis strain Nigerian chromosome 3, UCB_Xtro_10.0, whole genome shotgun sequence, the proteins below share one genomic window:
- the LOC100492075 gene encoding matrix metalloproteinase-21 has product MEQFAHRGKMPVTVAIIFLMLIAGWSDSEKIFHNRDHSDFDVQNIPHAGAILTPEAAQQYLVKYGWVAPVNWEEQAFTDFPVHDLAPQDVSQLISEGESEEHPRVSNSSENETEINPSFIDSLKKFQDANGLTATGVLDSATKIAMNKPRCGVPDFKVASRRKNATLSFTDADSNSHNSSQAGATQRRKRSFLSKMVEHYRQKREAKDTMGSSNSKRFSRNTVKWRLMGEGYSMQLTIQQQRAILALAFRMWSEVVPLLFVEDLTGDDIDIRIGFGTGQHLGCSQAFDGVGQQFAHAWYLGDIHFDDDEHFVGPSSEHGISLLKVAVHEIGHALGLSHINREGSVMQPNYIPQERHFELDWEDRKAVQEKYGACDGSFSTVFDWIRKERTPRGETVYRFNTYFFKTNWYWMYENKSNRTRFGDPLPIKGGWNGIPDKDIDAYVHVWTWNIDAQYFFKGTQVWRYDPDKDRAFTEDWRKVKYPQPIADVFPGIPSPVDAAYFNKKERFIYFFRGNNVTAFSVDKNQKVEKFPKSIIDVFPPVDPNDHPRGNIDAVYFSYSYQTTFFIKDKYYWKMVIDQERQTNSSLPLNGLWPRKKINSQWFDICDVHPSVLLLST; this is encoded by the exons ATGGAGCAGTTTGCTCATCGAGGGAAGATGCCAGTCACAGTCGCCATAATCTTCCTGATGCTGATCGCAGGATGGAGTGACTCGGAGAAAATCTTTCATAACAGAGATCACTCAGATTTTGATGTGCAGAATATACCACATGCGGGTGCGATCCTGACCCCCGAGGCTGCCCAG CAATACCTTGTAAAATATGGCTGGGTTGCTCCTGTAAATTGGGAGGAGCAAGCGTTTACAGATTTCCCTGTACATGATTTGGCACCACAAGACGTCTCCCAGCTGATATCAGAGGGAGAATCTGAGGAGCATCCTAGAGTCAGTAATTCAAGTGAAAATGAAACTGAGATAAACCCTTCCTTCATAGACTCCTTGAAAAAATTCCAGGATGCAAACGGGCTAACTGCTACAGGAGTCCTGGATAGTGCTACAAAGATAGCCATGAACAAGCCACGCTGTGGTGTTCCTGACTTCAAAGTTGCATCAAGACGCAAGAATGCAACTCTAAGTTTTACGGATGCAGACAGCAACTCTCACAATAGCTCACAAGCTGGTGCAACTCAACGGAGGAAGAGAAGTTTCCTTTCTAAAATGGTTGAACACTACAGGCAAAAAAGAGAAGCCAAAGACACCATGGGAAGCAGCAATTCCAAACGGTTTTCAAGGAATACGGTGAAGTGGAGGCTAATGGGAGAAGGGTACAGCATGCAGCTGACCATACAACAACAGAGGGCAATTCTTGCCTTGGCTTTCCGTATGTGGAGCGAGGTTGTCCCTCTTCTATTTGTGGAGGACCTCACAGGAGATGATATAGATATTCGAATTGGCTTTGGAACAG GACAGCACCTTGGCTGCTCACAGGCATTCGATGGGGTGGGGCAGCAGTTTGCTCATGCCTGGTACCTCGGGGATATTCATTTCGATGATGATGAACACTTTGTTGGACCATCCAGTGAGCATGGAATCAGCCTTTTAAAG GTTGCGGTGCATGAGATTGGCCATGCCCTTGGACTGAGCCATATAAACCGTGAAGGATCTGTCATGCAGCCAAATTATATCCCTCAGGAGCGCCATTTTGAGCTTGACTGGGAAGACAGAAAAGCAGTACAGGAAAAATATG GTGCCTGTGATGGCAGCTTCAGCACAGTTTTTGATTGGATAAGGAAAGAACGGACTCCACGCGGAGAAACAGTCTATCGATTTAACACTTATTTTTTTAAGACAAATTGGTACTGGATGTATGAGAACAAGAGCAATCGAACACGATTTGGGGACCCTCTTCCTATCAAAGGCGGCTGGAATGGTATTCCAGATAAAGACATTGATGCCTATGTTCATGTATGGACTTGGAACATTGATGCACAGTACTTTTTCAAAG GCACCCAAGTCTGGCGCTATGACCCTGACAAAGACAGGGCATTTACAGAGGACTGGAGGAAAGTCAAATATCCCCAGCCTATTGCCGACGTGTTTCCAGGAATCCCAAGTCCAGTGGATGCGGCTTATTTCAACAAGAAGGAGCGTTTCATCTACTTCTTCAGAGGAAATAAT GTTACTGCCTTTAGTGTTGATAAAAATCAAAAAGTGGAAAAGTTCCCAAAATCCATCATTGACGTATTCCCACCTGTGGATCCCAATGACCACCCCAGAGGAAATATCGATGCTGTCTATTTCTCTTATTCCTACCAAACAACGTTCTTCATCAAGGACAAGTATTACTGGAAAATGGTTATTGATCAAGAAAGACAAACCAACTCCTCTCTGCCTTTGAATGGATTATGGCCCCGCAAGAAAATCAACTCCCAGTGGTTTGATATTTGTGATGTCCATCCTTCTGTACTCTTGCTGTCAACATAA